Genomic window (Candidatus Binatus sp.):
CGCCGCTCCCAATCAGTCCCACCAACTTGGGCCTGAGCAAGACGATTCCCGCCGCTACAGCGATGACGCCGGCTATCGAATGGACCGCGACCACGGCTTTGAATTCGCAATGGCCGTATGCGAGCCAAATGCCGATCAGTGCCGCGGCCGTCAATATGTTCGCCAGCCAGCCTTCCACCAGTGAGGCTATCCGAATGTCATGGAACCCGCGGAAGATTTGCGCGAGCAGCGTCTGTCCGGTCACCGTCGCGCCCCAGATTGCGATGAGAACGCTGTAACTAGCCAGATAGGTCGAATGAAAAATCCGCGCGTCGAGGTTGCGGAGCAGGAGCGCGAGGATGAAAGCGGTCAGCACCGCACCGCTCACACCGAGGATGAGGCTATTGGCGATCGCCGTGCGCGCCCGGCCGGGAAGATCGCGGCCAAGCGCGTCGGCGATAATGCGCATCGCGGCCTGCGGAAGTCCGAGTCCTCCGACGAGGGCCGCAAAGATGACAACGCTTGCAGCGAGGTAGTATGCGCCGGCTTGAGCCGGCGTCAGCAGGCGCGCGACGAATGCACTGATGCCGAGCGCGGCGACCGCAGCGGTCAATCTGCCGGTGAGCACCCAGAATCCACCGGATAGCAAGCGGCTCCGCAGCGAATGTTGCATCACTCGCCGACCCGCCGCGGGCGCCTCGAGGCCCCCCGGGTCTTGATGACGCTCGCGGGAGTTCCTACTGCGATTGACATCGGCGGAACGTTGCAGGTCACTACCGATCCAGCGCCTATTACCGATCCATGTCCAATCGTCACTCCGTCCAGCACCGTGAAGCGTGCGCCAAGCCACACGTCGTTCTCGATCTTGACTCCCTGCTGGGTGACACCTTGCAGCCTGATCGGGATTGAAGGATCAACGTAAACGTGGGCGGCCGGGATGATGACGCAGGAGGTCGCAATACGGATGTCATCCCCGATTTCGGCGCCCCCGTGACCGTAGATCATGACGTACGGATGGATGCCGACGTTGCGGCCGTAAGAAAGGAGCATCGCGCCGGGGAGGACGTAGCTATAGTCGCCAAGTTCGATTCTATCTCCTCAGTCGGCAACAATCCGGCTGCCGCGACCGACGAAAACTCCCGCGCCGAGTTGGACCTTTCCACCAACTGTCGCTCCGCGCTCTTTGCATCGCAAGCCCAGGCGGGCGGCAATTTTGGCTCTGAGACTAAGCATGATGCTCCGCGCGATCTTCTTCTTCCGGTGACGATCTCCACGCGGAGAGATCTCTTTGGATCAGATCTTCCAGTTTGACAATGTCGGGCTTGAGTAGTTCAAGAAGTTTCGCGCGGTCGGCGGGATCGAGGCGCACCGGATCGGAACTGTAGTACAATCGTTTCAGCGAGATCATCGCGCGCTTCGGCAATACGGCCGTGAGCAGACGCTTCGCGCCGCTCCTTTGGACGAACCGGTTTACCTTCGGCATCCGTAGGGTCATCGAGCCGTTGACCTTCGCCGCCGACAGCGGGACCATCCCGGCCGAGAGGCCGAGCAACCCGGCGACGCCGTCGATCGCGCGATCCATCTTTTGCAGATCCTCGTGCAGGATCACTTTGACCCGGGCTGGATCGAAAACCCTAAAATAGCGCTTCACCTGCTGGTAGTACTGGCTTTTTCCGAGCAAGTTCCATTCCGCGCAATCGGCGTATCCATTCAGCGCCTCTTCGATGAATGGCCGGCGCATCAATCCCTGGTTAAGATGCATCAGATAGTCGGAAAACGCCCTTTCGACCGGATTTCTTAGAAGGATGATGATCCTGGCGTCGGGAATGGATGACTTTATTTCTCGGGCGGCACACTGCGATGCCAGATAAGTGGTACTGCATTCGCCAATCGCGCGAGCCTTCGATGCTCTTGAAAACAGCCGCACGTAGTCATTCCATTCTTTGGCGTGCGCTAGATGTAACTGGCTTTTCATTCCGCTCGCGATGAACGCCTTGACGTCAGGTAAGCGCAGGCCCGGATACAACTGTTCGAAGTCAATGTCCTTGGAGAAGTAACTCGGCTCCTTGATCGGGCACATGAACACTTCGGGGTGATTACAAAGAGCCCGATACAGTAATGTCGTGCCCGAGCGAGGGGCGCCAACGACGAAGAAGTTCGGAAGCGGATCGTTAGGGTCGTTGGTCACAGGAAGTTCTCCGTGCAGTCGCAAGTTACTGACAGGATTTTCGATCGTGCGCCTTTTCCTGCGGTCTCAATATGAATACGTGGCACGACGCGCCAAACCAGCGCGCAAGGAGGCGGCGCGTTTCGATTCCCATAGAAGGAAAGAGACTGAAGCCGGTATAGAACAAGCCATTGTCACCCTGCCCGACGACTTCGAATCCATGCCTCCGAAATGTTCGCCGCCACACCTGAGCGCGGAAACGGAATAGCTCGTGCACCGAGGTCGGCGCAGCGCCGTGCGCGGCGGGGAACAGGGCGCGTGAAAAGGCGTAGAGCTTTCCAGATTTTCGCATCGAGTCACGCAAATCGGGCGATCGTCCACCGAGGACGTCGCGGCGCCCGGCGAGATATCGAACCGCAAATGCGTAGTGCGCTATGCTGGTCCAGAATCGCCAGGCGGACGACGGCAGCAAGCAAACGAAAATTCCCGTTTCTGGATTAAGGACGCGACGGATCTCGGGCAGTAGCAAATCCAGGTCCGCAGGCGTGACATGCTCGAGCACATTCGACGAAAAGATCGCATCCGCCGCGCCGGAACGCACCGGGATTGCGGTTCCGTCGTAGATAACAAGATTGGAGTATCCCGCTTCGGGCCGGACCGCGACCTCAAGCGGTAGCACGACGCAGCCCCAAGATTTCAGCAGCGAAGCTTGATACCCGTCGCCCGCGCCGACATCAATCACGAACGCACCGGCTTTGAACATTCGCTTGACGCCGTTCAGTTCAGCGGCGCGCGCAGTCTCGAGCCGAAAAGGAACATTAGTTTGATCGTCAGCGGGCATCGTCAATTGTTGGATCACGCTGTAGTTGGTATTTTCGCGGCGCGGCGATTTCACGAAGACTTGGCGGAATGGCGAGTTGTCAGAGTGAGAGAAGGAACTGAGTTGAGTCGTGATGTCAGCAACTCGGCGATGGACCCGGGCAAGTTTCTAAGGCGCGTAGTTCGCGCACGATGCCCGTACCTGTCGAATCGCATCGAGATACGCCTTCGCGCGCCGATCGCGCCAGATATTTTTGCCTTCCGAATAGATCCAAACGTACGGCTCACCGGTGCCGTACGCGATTG
Coding sequences:
- a CDS encoding bifunctional 2-polyprenyl-6-hydroxyphenol methylase/3-demethylubiquinol 3-O-methyltransferase UbiG, coding for MPADDQTNVPFRLETARAAELNGVKRMFKAGAFVIDVGAGDGYQASLLKSWGCVVLPLEVAVRPEAGYSNLVIYDGTAIPVRSGAADAIFSSNVLEHVTPADLDLLLPEIRRVLNPETGIFVCLLPSSAWRFWTSIAHYAFAVRYLAGRRDVLGGRSPDLRDSMRKSGKLYAFSRALFPAAHGAAPTSVHELFRFRAQVWRRTFRRHGFEVVGQGDNGLFYTGFSLFPSMGIETRRLLARWFGASCHVFILRPQEKAHDRKSCQ
- a CDS encoding sulfotransferase, translated to MTNDPNDPLPNFFVVGAPRSGTTLLYRALCNHPEVFMCPIKEPSYFSKDIDFEQLYPGLRLPDVKAFIASGMKSQLHLAHAKEWNDYVRLFSRASKARAIGECSTTYLASQCAAREIKSSIPDARIIILLRNPVERAFSDYLMHLNQGLMRRPFIEEALNGYADCAEWNLLGKSQYYQQVKRYFRVFDPARVKVILHEDLQKMDRAIDGVAGLLGLSAGMVPLSAAKVNGSMTLRMPKVNRFVQRSGAKRLLTAVLPKRAMISLKRLYYSSDPVRLDPADRAKLLELLKPDIVKLEDLIQRDLSAWRSSPEEEDRAEHHA
- a CDS encoding acyltransferase, which gives rise to MLLSYGRNVGIHPYVMIYGHGGAEIGDDIRIATSCVIIPAAHVYVDPSIPIRLQGVTQQGVKIENDVWLGARFTVLDGVTIGHGSVIGAGSVVTCNVPPMSIAVGTPASVIKTRGASRRPRRVGE